A segment of the Terribacillus aidingensis genome:
GTACACCATAATGGTCTAATGTATCGACTCCAAAGTCCTTGTTTTCAGGCATATAAAATTGCTTCAAATGTTCTTCCTGACGATCTTTCGTTTGCTTGACAAAGCTTCCCTTTTTGCCATACAGAACAAAGCTTGGTCTTTCTTTCAGTCTGAAGTAACTGGATTTCACCGATACCTTTAGCGTGCCGTAATATAAATCCAAATCAAAATAATCATTCATTCTTCCTTGTCCCAATAATTGCCGTACATCATAGTGGACATGATCTGGCTTGCCAAAATAGCCGATAACCTGATCTAGTGTATGGCAGCCATGTCCATACAAATAGGATTCTGCAGGATCGAAGGAGTGTGCGGACTCAGGTACTTCAGGACGGAAATAGTCATAATGCATTTCCACTTCAAGCAATTCCCCTAGTTTACCCTCTTCAATTACCTTTTGAACGGTTAAGAAATCACTGTCAAACCGTCTGTTTTGATATGCCTGTACAACTAATCCTTTTTGTTTTGCCAGTGCAAATATTTCTTTCGCCTGTTCGGAGGTTTCCATAAATGGCTTTTCGACCAAGCAGTGTTTATTATGTTCCAATACTTGTTTGGCGTACTCAAAGTGGCTGTCATGTTTTGTACAAATCACAATAAGCTGGATGTCCTTGTCATGCAATAGTTCATCCAAATCAGAAGTGTAGGTTACTCCTGCAATCTTATCCCAATTATCACGATCTGGATTTCTTCTATATATTGTTTTGACCTTGATGTTCTCTCTTTGCAGAACGAATGGCAGATGATATCTGTTTGTGCTTTTCCCGTTTCCGATATAACCGATAGTAAGCATGAGCATCCTCCTAAAATGAATATATGTACTTTTTTATTGATTTGTCCTAGATTTCCATATTGTCGTATGAAAAAGTACCTCCTA
Coding sequences within it:
- a CDS encoding oxidoreductase is translated as MLTIGYIGNGKSTNRYHLPFVLQRENIKVKTIYRRNPDRDNWDKIAGVTYTSDLDELLHDKDIQLIVICTKHDSHFEYAKQVLEHNKHCLVEKPFMETSEQAKEIFALAKQKGLVVQAYQNRRFDSDFLTVQKVIEEGKLGELLEVEMHYDYFRPEVPESAHSFDPAESYLYGHGCHTLDQVIGYFGKPDHVHYDVRQLLGQGRMNDYFDLDLYYGTLKVSVKSSYFRLKERPSFVLYGKKGSFVKQTKDRQEEHLKQFYMPENKDFGVDTLDHYGVLTYIDEDGTIHEEKVKSVDGDYGRVYDDLYEAVINGKNKTITDEQTVLQMEMLETGVKNLK